In the Spirochaeta lutea genome, one interval contains:
- a CDS encoding cation diffusion facilitator family transporter has protein sequence MSKGKGIHEERRAAGLAAGGVSQVPPSKGGGAASGIAAGAEGAVPSRQDGAAAGIAAGAEDAVPSPHEGDRSASQEPDQNRSRRIYRVTLVGFMVNLLLSAGKLVAGILGHSGAMVADAVHSLSDVGTDVVVIGFIAISAKPRDRSHDYGHGKFETLASVIIGFVLGAVAAGILVQSVNLFRDWAAGVILPRPEWFALVAAGVSILVKEGLFRYTRAVGNQVKSAAVTANAWHHRSDALSSVGTLLGIGGAYFLGDPWRILDPIAAVVVSLLIGKAAVDLVLPGLRELLEASLPEETKREIIDLVRTHAKVHDPHNLKTRRLGNAIVVEFHIRVHPAMTVQESHGITVQLEAELRHRFGAATQVTIHVEPQKDCDLVQHDPLEPLPGEPAGQPEQKQN, from the coding sequence ATGTCAAAGGGCAAGGGTATTCATGAGGAACGCCGAGCGGCGGGATTAGCTGCCGGGGGTGTGTCCCAGGTGCCGCCAAGCAAGGGCGGAGGTGCGGCGTCGGGAATAGCTGCCGGGGCTGAGGGCGCGGTACCGTCCCGCCAAGACGGAGCGGCGGCTGGAATAGCTGCCGGGGCTGAGGACGCGGTACCGTCTCCCCATGAAGGCGACCGGTCAGCGAGTCAAGAGCCGGACCAGAATCGAAGCCGCCGGATTTACCGGGTAACCCTGGTGGGTTTCATGGTGAATTTGCTGCTTTCGGCAGGAAAGCTGGTTGCAGGAATCCTGGGACATTCCGGTGCGATGGTGGCTGATGCGGTGCATTCCCTGTCCGATGTGGGAACCGATGTGGTGGTTATCGGGTTTATTGCCATTTCAGCAAAACCCCGGGACAGGTCCCATGATTACGGTCACGGGAAGTTTGAAACCCTGGCAAGTGTAATCATCGGGTTTGTGCTGGGGGCTGTGGCAGCTGGTATACTGGTGCAGAGTGTGAATCTCTTCCGGGATTGGGCAGCCGGGGTTATCCTGCCCCGGCCGGAATGGTTTGCCCTGGTCGCTGCGGGGGTGTCTATCCTGGTGAAGGAGGGCTTGTTCCGTTACACCAGGGCTGTTGGGAACCAGGTGAAGAGTGCAGCTGTTACGGCAAATGCCTGGCATCACCGCTCCGATGCCCTTTCCTCGGTGGGTACGCTCCTGGGGATCGGGGGAGCCTATTTCCTCGGGGATCCCTGGAGGATTCTTGATCCCATTGCAGCAGTGGTCGTAAGCCTTCTTATCGGAAAGGCGGCGGTTGACCTGGTGCTTCCGGGGTTGAGGGAGCTTCTGGAGGCATCCCTTCCGGAAGAGACGAAACGGGAAATCATAGATCTCGTACGGACCCATGCCAAGGTGCATGATCCCCATAACCTTAAAACCCGCCGGTTAGGAAATGCCATCGTTGTGGAGTTTCACATCCGGGTTCATCCTGCCATGACCGTCCAGGAATCCCATGGTATAACCGTGCAGCTGGAGGCTGAGTTGCGCCACCGGTTCGGCGCCGCGACCCAGGTGACGATCCATGTGGAGCCCCAGAAGGATTGTGATTTGGTCCAGCACGATCCTTTGGAGCCCCTGCCCGGCGAGCCTGCTGGGCAGCCGGAGCAGAAGCAGAACTAG
- a CDS encoding YiiD C-terminal domain-containing protein: MTTYTTPLLTLSCLEADQAGELLDFELRNRDFFRPWEPIREEDYFTLAGTRQRILGEHQGNSRGSDLVLYLRLAGQEQIIGRVALTGIIMGPFQSCFLGYKLDRNHTGRGLMTEAVGKILEIGELELGLHRVQANIIPRNEASLRVVERLGFSMEGLSRRYLRINGRWEDHLQFVRLLEGDSTAITAESPRENTGELEQYIHTHIPVVQKSGFRVETEALRVRVGGRLADHVNHRGSAFGGSLGTAMTLSAWGQVRRMATAWGYSRAVVVIQNQQVRFLAPVTRDFFSINDPISESEQTRVRELLERFGKAKLTLHARVYHHGEDRARADFRGTFVVFAGDDRA; the protein is encoded by the coding sequence ATGACTACCTATACCACCCCACTATTGACCCTCAGCTGCCTGGAAGCGGATCAGGCCGGGGAGCTTCTGGATTTCGAGCTGCGGAACCGGGATTTTTTCCGGCCCTGGGAGCCCATCCGGGAGGAGGACTATTTCACCCTGGCGGGGACCCGACAGCGTATCCTGGGGGAACATCAAGGGAACAGCCGGGGCAGCGATCTGGTCCTGTACCTCCGCTTGGCCGGGCAGGAACAGATCATCGGCCGGGTAGCCCTAACCGGTATCATCATGGGACCCTTCCAGTCCTGTTTTTTGGGGTATAAGCTGGATCGGAACCACACCGGCCGGGGGCTCATGACCGAGGCTGTGGGGAAGATCCTGGAAATCGGCGAGTTAGAGCTGGGGCTTCACCGGGTCCAGGCTAATATCATTCCCCGGAACGAGGCATCCCTGAGAGTGGTGGAGCGTCTGGGGTTTTCCATGGAGGGATTAAGCCGGCGCTACTTGAGGATAAACGGCCGTTGGGAGGATCACCTGCAGTTTGTGCGGTTGCTGGAGGGTGATTCGACTGCCATAACAGCAGAATCACCCCGGGAAAACACCGGGGAGCTGGAGCAGTACATCCACACCCATATTCCCGTGGTTCAAAAATCCGGCTTTCGGGTAGAGACCGAGGCCCTGAGGGTCCGGGTAGGGGGCCGCCTGGCCGACCACGTGAACCACCGGGGGTCGGCCTTCGGCGGCAGTCTGGGCACGGCCATGACCCTGTCGGCCTGGGGCCAGGTGAGGCGGATGGCGACGGCCTGGGGCTATTCCCGGGCGGTGGTGGTGATTCAAAACCAGCAGGTGCGCTTCCTGGCTCCGGTTACCCGGGACTTTTTCAGCATCAACGATCCCATTTCAGAATCCGAGCAAACCCGGGTCCGGGAGCTGCTGGAACGCTTCGGTAAGGCCAAGCTTACCCTGCATGCCCGGGTCTATCACCACGGCGAAGACCGGGCCCGGGCGGATTTCCGGGGCACCTTTGTGGTGTTTGCGGGGGACGATCGGGCATAA